In Prescottella soli, a genomic segment contains:
- the murG gene encoding undecaprenyldiphospho-muramoylpentapeptide beta-N-acetylglucosaminyltransferase: protein MNGDNRENAALSVVVAGGGTAGHIEPAMAVADAIRALDPSAVVSALGTERGLETKLVPERGYPLELIPPVPLPRKPTMDLLRLPGRIRRSVAATREVLDRTNADVIVGFGGYVALPAYLAAGSGLFGRRRKIPIVIHEANASAGIANKIGARRARRVLAAVAGSGVAARGREDAEIIGIPVRSSITGLDRAALRAKAREHFGLPAEGPVLLVFGGSQGARSLNEAVVGAAPKLAAAGISVLHAYGPKNSVDVASDPAAPYVAVPYLTRMDLAYSAADAVICRSGAMTVAEVSAVGLPAVYVPLPHGNGEQELNARPVVAAGGGMIVADADLTPQYVSDTVVPLLGDRARLDEMGRGAAGAGHRGAADAVAQIVVDVARGNR from the coding sequence GTGAACGGCGACAACCGCGAGAATGCCGCACTGTCGGTGGTGGTGGCCGGTGGCGGCACCGCAGGCCACATCGAACCCGCGATGGCGGTAGCGGATGCGATCCGTGCCCTCGATCCGTCGGCGGTGGTGTCGGCTCTCGGAACCGAGCGTGGCCTCGAGACGAAGCTGGTGCCGGAGCGCGGATATCCGCTCGAGCTGATCCCGCCCGTGCCGCTGCCGCGCAAGCCGACGATGGACCTGCTCCGGCTGCCCGGGCGTATCCGGCGCTCGGTAGCCGCCACCCGTGAGGTCCTCGATCGGACGAATGCGGACGTGATCGTCGGCTTCGGCGGCTACGTGGCTCTACCGGCCTACCTGGCGGCGGGTTCGGGACTGTTCGGTCGGCGCCGGAAGATCCCGATCGTCATCCACGAGGCGAACGCCAGCGCCGGCATCGCCAACAAGATCGGTGCCCGGCGCGCCCGACGAGTGCTGGCCGCGGTCGCCGGGTCGGGCGTTGCCGCGCGCGGCCGTGAGGACGCGGAGATCATCGGTATCCCGGTCCGGTCGTCGATCACCGGTCTGGATCGAGCCGCGCTGCGGGCGAAGGCCCGCGAGCATTTCGGGCTGCCCGCCGAGGGCCCGGTCCTGCTGGTCTTCGGAGGCTCTCAGGGCGCCCGTTCGCTCAACGAGGCGGTTGTGGGAGCGGCGCCGAAGTTGGCCGCGGCCGGTATCTCCGTCCTCCACGCGTACGGCCCCAAGAACTCGGTCGACGTCGCATCCGATCCGGCCGCACCGTACGTCGCGGTGCCGTACCTGACCCGGATGGACCTCGCCTACTCGGCCGCCGACGCGGTGATCTGCCGATCCGGTGCGATGACGGTCGCCGAGGTGTCGGCCGTCGGGTTGCCCGCGGTCTATGTGCCGTTGCCACACGGAAACGGCGAACAGGAACTCAACGCGCGGCCGGTCGTGGCCGCGGGTGGTGGGATGATCGTCGCGGACGCGGACCTGACGCCGCAGTACGTGTCCGACACCGTCGTCCCGCTGCTCGGTGATCGCGCGCGGCTCGACGAGATGGGTCGGGGCGCGGCCGGTGCGGGCCACCGCGGTGCGGCCGACGCGGTCGCGCAGATCGTTGTAGACGTAGCAAGGGGAAATCGATGA
- the murC gene encoding UDP-N-acetylmuramate--L-alanine ligase, with the protein MSEQLPVGLERVHMVGIGGAGMSGIARILLARGGQVSGSDAKESRGVLALRARGAVVRIGHDASALDLLAGGPTAVVTTHAAIPKDNPELVEARRRGVPVILRPAVLASLMRGHRTLLVSGTHGKTSTTSMLVVALQHCGFDPSFAVGGELNEAGTNAHHGSGKVFVAEADESDGSLLQYDPDVVVVTNIEADHLDFFGSSEAYVQVFDDFVARIAPDGLLVACLDDPGSAALARRTVESGSGDVRVLGYGTSEAVAAAQGVSVGVELVSWTARDVGGVAVIRLAGESEPRTLRLGVPGKHMALNALAALLAALDSGAQVDELLEGLAGFGGVHRRFQLTGRERGVRVFDDYAHHPTEVRAVLGAARELVAEDPQRGRVVVVFQPHLYSRTVTFAQEFGEALDLADEVVVLDVYGAREEPIPGVSGALVAQGMTKPVHYQPDRSQVPRQVAGIAEPGDVVITMGAGDVTMLGGQILDALRAHPNHVRRSGAAGSGSGSQ; encoded by the coding sequence ATGAGCGAGCAGTTGCCCGTAGGTCTCGAGCGGGTGCACATGGTCGGCATCGGCGGCGCCGGGATGTCCGGTATCGCGCGGATCCTGCTGGCGCGTGGTGGGCAGGTGTCGGGGTCGGACGCGAAGGAGAGCCGCGGCGTCCTCGCGTTGCGGGCGCGCGGCGCCGTGGTCCGGATCGGGCACGACGCCAGCGCACTCGATCTGCTGGCGGGCGGCCCGACGGCGGTGGTGACCACGCACGCCGCGATCCCGAAGGACAATCCCGAGCTCGTCGAGGCCCGGCGCCGCGGCGTCCCCGTGATCCTGCGGCCCGCGGTCCTGGCGTCGCTGATGCGTGGACACCGGACGCTGCTGGTGTCGGGCACGCACGGCAAGACGTCGACGACGTCGATGCTCGTGGTTGCGTTGCAGCACTGCGGATTCGATCCGTCCTTCGCGGTCGGCGGGGAGCTGAACGAGGCGGGAACCAACGCCCACCACGGTTCGGGCAAGGTCTTCGTCGCCGAGGCCGACGAGAGCGACGGATCGCTGCTCCAGTACGACCCGGACGTCGTGGTCGTCACCAACATCGAGGCGGACCATCTCGACTTCTTCGGCAGCAGCGAGGCGTACGTCCAGGTGTTCGACGACTTCGTCGCGCGCATCGCGCCCGACGGGCTCCTCGTGGCGTGCCTCGACGACCCGGGTTCGGCGGCGCTCGCGCGTCGCACGGTCGAGTCCGGGAGCGGCGATGTCCGGGTGCTCGGCTATGGAACCTCCGAGGCCGTCGCGGCGGCGCAGGGGGTTTCGGTCGGTGTGGAACTGGTGTCGTGGACGGCGCGGGACGTCGGGGGAGTGGCCGTCATCCGGCTGGCCGGCGAGTCCGAGCCGCGCACGCTCCGACTGGGGGTCCCCGGAAAGCACATGGCGCTCAACGCCCTCGCCGCGCTGCTGGCCGCGCTGGATTCGGGCGCGCAGGTCGACGAGCTGCTCGAGGGACTCGCGGGTTTCGGCGGTGTGCATCGTCGGTTCCAGCTCACCGGCCGGGAGCGCGGCGTGCGGGTGTTCGACGACTACGCCCACCATCCGACGGAGGTCCGGGCGGTGCTGGGCGCCGCGCGCGAGCTCGTCGCCGAGGACCCGCAGCGGGGCCGCGTCGTCGTGGTCTTCCAGCCGCACCTGTATTCGCGGACGGTGACGTTTGCGCAGGAGTTCGGTGAGGCGCTCGATCTCGCCGACGAAGTGGTCGTGCTCGACGTGTACGGCGCCCGCGAGGAACCGATCCCGGGCGTCAGTGGCGCGTTGGTTGCGCAGGGCATGACGAAACCCGTTCACTATCAGCCCGATCGGTCCCAGGTGCCGCGTCAGGTCGCGGGCATCGCCGAACCTGGCGACGTCGTGATCACGATGGGGGCGGGTGATGTGACGATGCTCGGCGGGCAGATCCTCGACGCGTTGCGCGCGCACCCCAATCACGTTCGCCGTTCGGGGGCAGCGGGATCCGGTTCGGGGTCGCAGTGA
- a CDS encoding cell division protein FtsQ/DivIB, translating to MTVDGRGRSRGGRPDARRERRGGTRTSTRERSAPTERASGDGRPGRGSADRERARSLRRKVFLIVVASVTVLAALFATLWFSPLMSVRQIEFVGDGVVTEEEALAALDIAEGTPLLQVDTGAAAQRVAEIRRVAEARVQREYPSTVKLTVVERIPVVFFDSPDGQHLVDATGVDYAVEPPPFGVPRLVTPTPSHDDHATQAALQVFEALPESIRVQVSEVAAPTISSVSVTLVDGRVVVWGGVDGSERKSAVVSVLLTQPGRIFDVSSPELPTVK from the coding sequence GTGACGGTCGACGGTCGGGGTCGATCGCGCGGCGGACGTCCGGACGCCCGCCGTGAGCGGCGCGGCGGCACCCGCACGAGTACCCGCGAGCGTTCCGCGCCGACGGAGCGTGCGAGCGGCGACGGCCGTCCCGGTCGCGGTTCGGCGGACCGCGAGCGAGCGCGCTCGTTGCGTCGCAAGGTCTTCCTGATCGTCGTCGCGTCTGTGACGGTTCTCGCCGCGTTGTTCGCGACACTGTGGTTCAGTCCGCTGATGTCGGTCCGTCAGATCGAGTTCGTGGGTGACGGGGTGGTCACCGAGGAAGAAGCGCTGGCGGCCCTCGACATCGCCGAGGGCACGCCGCTGCTGCAGGTCGACACCGGGGCGGCCGCACAGCGGGTCGCCGAGATCCGGCGCGTGGCCGAGGCGCGCGTGCAGCGGGAGTATCCGTCGACGGTGAAGCTCACGGTCGTCGAGCGGATTCCCGTGGTGTTCTTCGATTCCCCGGACGGACAGCATCTGGTGGACGCCACCGGCGTCGACTACGCCGTCGAGCCACCGCCGTTCGGTGTGCCGAGGCTGGTCACCCCCACCCCGAGCCACGACGACCATGCGACGCAGGCGGCGTTGCAGGTATTCGAGGCGCTTCCGGAATCGATTCGAGTGCAGGTGTCCGAGGTTGCGGCACCGACGATTTCGAGTGTTTCGGTTACGCTTGTGGACGGCCGTGTCGTGGTGTGGGGCGGCGTCGACGGTTCCGAGAGGAAGTCGGCGGTCGTCTCCGTGCTGCTGACACAGCCCGGCCGGATCTTCGATGTGTCGAGTCCCGAGTTGCCCACAGTAAAGTGA